In the genome of Candidatus Poribacteria bacterium, the window GGCGCAGCACCGCCACGTCCCTCACGCACCTGTGGGGGTCCGGGAACTTCAGGTCCTCGACTTGTTTCGATAACTAACGGACGCGGCGCAATCAGACTCGCAATTTCAGCATCACCAAATTCGTGTAGCAGCCCCCACACACTTCGGTAGATCGGTTCCCGCCAGACCTCCTGCCGAGATTGGAAATATCCACTAACAGCCGTCGCCTGAATCCGCGTATCGACTGCCCCACTGTAGAGCGCAATCAATCCACCTTCACCGTAACCCATTACACCAATCGGAGCATCGGAAAGAGACATCCAGTCCACTAACGATAACACCTTCTGGACTTCATACCCGATGATATGTCTTCCGAGTTCAAATGCCATCCGATAGATGAATTCGCGGTGTGGTTGATTCGTCATCGCACCGAGGGCTGGATTTCCTGAATAGGTATCGTCACGGTTAATGAGAAGTGGGACAACGACACGGCATCCGGCTTTCGCCAAACGTCTCGCAAACTGGGCATTTGCTGGTAATTCATCCGTTACCCCTGCTATCATTTCCGGTGTCCAATCGGCATCGGGCAGTGCAACAATCTGTGCAGTCATTGGGGTGTTATGCTTCGGTTCCAACAAAAGTCCTTCACCCTGCACCTCATCAAAAACCTGCCACCGAACGCGGGAGACAGTGTAATTTTCATCTTCTGTGAGTTGCGCCGAGGTTTTTGTCGTGACACTATAGGTGAGCTCCTCAATCTGTAGCCGTGAATCAAGACAACCGATCCGCTTCCGAAGCCGCGCGCGATTTGGTTCAACAGATCCGGTATACGCATTGTGAGAACTATAATCGCGATTCCACAATCCTGCCCGACCGTCAACAGAATCAGCCACAGCACGAGAGACATACCCATCAAGAGCCTCGACCATCTGTGCGGCAAGGTCGCCGTCTGACGTTAAAGATTCAGTTCCATATAACATTTTAATTTTACCTTGCGGACTTTTTAATTTACCTTGCGGAAGAAGAACGTGCGTTTTTAGACGCGCGTTCTCCCCTGTATATCCGCTTGCACCGTTGTTGCAAGTTACAGTTTTGGTTGTAAGGGAACTCCGATTCCCGACTTCCACTCGTTCCTGCGAAATCCAGTCAGGAATGAATCGAAGAAATTAAATAACGCCGTCTTGTCTGAGCTGTTCTACCTCTTCTGGATGCATTTTCAACAAGTCAGTGAGGATCTCAGTCGTATGTTCACCGAGACTCGGGGCGGGAGCATCTACACTCCCCGGTGTTTCCGAAAGTTTGATTGGCACCCCCGGCACCGCCACTTCACCCGTGATGTCATGCGCAATACGCGTAATCATCTCCCGTGCTTGCACCTGTGGATGACTGACGACTTTATCCATCGCATTGATGGGACCACACGGCACGCCAATCGCACCCAGCGTATCAATCCAGTCATCCGTCTTGCGTTGGGACATAATCTCTGAGAGAATCGGAAACAACGCATCGTGGTTCTCGGTTCGGTCAGCATTCGTTCGGAACCGTTCATCTGAGATGAGTTCCCGACGATTGACGTGATCGCAGAACTTTGCCCAAAGGGTATCGTTTCCGAGTGCGATAATAACGTGTCCATCCGCAGAAGCAAACGCTTCAAAGGGTGTAATCGCTGGATGTCTCGCACCGAGTGGTTTCGGAGCTTCACCTGTGGCAAAATAACGGACAACAGCGTTTTCCAAGACAGCAACAAGACTATCCAACATCGCAACATCGACAAATTGTCCACTCCCCGTTCGATTGCGATGGTGCAATGCGGAGAGGACTCCGATTGACGTGAAAAGGGCAGCCGTTATGTCGCTAATAGAAGTACCGACACGCACGGGCGGTCCGTCCGGTTCTCCCGTAATGCTGATGATACCCCCCATGCCCTGGATAATCATGTCATAAGCACCTTGCTGGGCATAGGGACCCGTCTGTCCAAAACCGGAGCACGCCGCGTAGATAAGCGATGGATGCTCAACTTTCAGCGTATCGTAATCCAGCCCCAATTTTTGCATCGTCCCCGGACGGAAGTTCTCAACGAGGATATCGGTCTGCTTCAATAACTGCTTAAATATCGCCTGTCCACGCTCGGTTTTAAGGTTGAGCGTCACGCTCTGCTTTCCACGATTTACGCTCATGAAATAGAGGCTGAACCCGTTTTTGAAGGGACCGAAATTTCGGGATTCGTCTCCTGTGCCGGGCTGCTCAATCTTGATGACTTCTGCTCCGAGGTCACCAAGGAGCATCGTTGCATACGGACCTGCAAGAACTCGGGTTAAATCCAAAACCTTCATTCCATCGAGTGGACCTGCCATCTGCTATCTCTCCTGTGTACTACAGTTCCGCACCAACAATGAGGCGATATGCCTCGCGGTATTTCTCGCTTGTTTTGGAGATAACAGTCTCCGGCAGTTCAGGCGCAGGCGGTTGTTTGTTCCAGCCGATTTCGGAGAGGTAGTCTCTCACGAACTGCTTATCAAAACTCTGCTGCGGTTTACCGGGTTCATAGAGATCCGCGGGCCAGAACCGGGAAGAGTCCGGCGTGAAGACTTCATCAATAACGATGAGTTTTCCATCGCGTTGCCCGAATTCAAACTTGGTATCGCAGAGGATAATTCCAGCATTTTCGGCGTGTTCACTGGCGGCTCTGAAAAGTGCAAAACTGATTTCAATCAACTGATCCGTCAGTTCGCTACCGACTTCGTTCCGCATCTCCTCAATGGAAATCGGTTCGTCATGTTCGCCCTGTTCGGCTTTGGTCGTTGGCGTGAACAGGAGTTCTGGAAGTCGGTCAGATTCTTGGAGTCCGTCCGGTAGTTTCTGACCACAGATTTCTCCCGTCTTCTGATAGGAGGACCAACCGGAACCGGCGAGGTAACCGCGCACGACACACTCAACATCAACCCGATCGGCTTTATGGACGAGCATAGAGCGTCCTTTTAGAAGTTCTGCATCGGGTTGTAGAGCATCGGGATACGCTTCGACTTCCGTTGAAATGAGATGATTGTCAGCGACGGATTCGGTGTACTTGAACCAGAACTTGGATAAACCGGTTAAGACCTTCCCTTTATCTGGAATGCCGTTCGGCAGCACAACATCAAAGGCGGAAATCCGATCCGTGGAAATGATAAGAAGTTCGTCACCAAGGTCATATAGATCTCGGACTTTCCCACGGTGGAGAGGTGTATAATTTGTTAAATCTGTAGACGTTATAACGTTCTGAGACATATTGTGTTTCTCCTGTATTTAAAAAGTGATCAGTTGCCAGTTATCGGTTATCAGCTAAAGAGGGATCTGGCTTACCAAGTTTATTTTTAAATGATAACCTAACTGACAACTCTTTATTCTTTGAGTAGATCTCGCAGCACGATGGCTGTCCGATTTGTCGTTTCAATTTGGAGCGCCTTGTCTACTTCTTGTGTCGCAGACGCATCTTCACCGAGATAGTAGTAGCACGCCGCCTTAAGCACATAAAGTTCGGCGTTGGAACGATAGTCGTGCCGAAAAAGGTATTGGACATCACCCTGTAGTGCGTTATCAATCGCTCGAATAGCGGATCGGAAGTCGCTTGTATCTTTGTGACGCAAAAATAGCAGATTCGCAAGTCCGACCCATGCGTCCGCATTTGATGGATCGAGTTGCACGGCGTTCTGGAAGGCTTCCTGTGCCAGTGGCGGATTTAGAGATAGACTGAGATGACTCCATCCGACGCCGTTATGCGCATCCGCCAGATTTTCATCGAAGTTAATTGCTCGCTCAAAACTGAGCAATGCCTGTGCATAGTTCCCCGATTCGTAGGAACGCCATCCCAACTCCATGTGATTCAACGCAGTCGACGTATTTGGATCGGGATCACTGGAACACCCACTCAGCATCAGGAAACAGATGGTAAGTAAAGCTGTATATATGAAGTGAACCGTCGTTTTGACCTGAATAGAATGCATCTTACGTTTCCCTTTTTTAATTTTACCTTTACTTCTCCATAAGGTAAAATTATGAACCAAAGCATGTAGTCCGTAATGAAATGGAGGGCGGCTCTAACACAGAAATCTTGAAAGCCCAAACACCGTTATTCCTCCGCAAGGTAAAATTAAAAAATGAAATGGAGAGCGGCTCTAACACAGGAACCCTGAAATCTCAAACATCTTTACTTCTCCGCAAGGTAAAATTAAAAATCGGATTTGAGCGTTGTCAAGAGCGGACTTCGGAGTGCCACAGCAACGGCAATAGCATTTGCAATTATACCAAAACCGAAGATGAAAAGCAAGGTAATTGTGAGGGAAAACCATGGAAAGGAGGGGAGGTGTCCCTGCGAAGCGAAAATCGAGGCAAGTCCAGCGACAATACCGATAAACATTCCAATAACGAGCAGGAAACTACTCTCAAGGAAAAGCATCCGTGAGAGTAACCGCCGTCCGAAACCGAAGGCGCGCAGGGTCGCTAATTCCCCGCGACGTTCGATGATATTTCTGAAAAGGACCAGTGCTAACCCGAAGGTGCCGAGTAGGACTCCTAAACCACCGAGACTTTGAAAAGTGGAGATATAGGTATTTTCAACCGCTCGATAACTCGCCAAACGCGCCGATGCAGACACAAGGTCAAAACCGTAGTCGCCTAATGTTTTCTCTAAGATTTGCGCTGTCTCCTCTCGCAAATCAGGCGGCGTTTTGATGAGAAAAAACTGGTATCCGCTTTGGCTGGGGAAATATTTCGTGAAATTGGACTCAGAAATAATCAACTGGCTTTGGAAAAGACTATTCACAACCGTCTCAAGTTCGAGACGGAGCGGCTTGCCAAATTCATCTTGGACAATAAAATCGTCATCGGGGTTGTGGTGCAAGATCCAACGGAGCGACTTTTCATCGCCAATCGCAGGAACTTTATCGCTTTCAGTAGGTGTCAGATACAAATTGACCCAAGGTGCTTTCCCTAACATCGCATCAGGAGCTCCTAAAATTTGGGGTTTCTGGGGCTGGTAGAGATTCAGGCAACTGACATCTTCACCCGGTAGGACACGAAACGGAATCACCTCCGACGCGCTCAGTAGTTCAGAGGCTTTATCGGAAAAACCGAGTTCAAACCTACCATCCGGTGTATTTAGGTTATGGTGTAACGGAAGCGCAGACTCAGCGACAAAGGCATATTCTGTCTCTGGTGGGGCATCGTGCCGATTTGCGCCAACAGCGACGATGATACAGCAGGCGATACTGATTGTGGCAACACAAGTCTTGCTCCGTCCGGGTTGTCGTGCGGCGTTTCTGATGGCGAACCGCATTCTGTTCAACTGTTTCGGCACATTCTGAGATTTCAGCCATTTATCGAACACCTCTGCCCCTATACCAATAATGAGCAGTGCGACAAACAGTAGACTCACGACAGGCTGCTCTACCCATATACCTATTCCGACCCCAATCGCAGCGACCAACCACCGAAGGAATTTCATCTTCTTCGTTCTATATTTGTCAGTTGCAGTCGCATCAACAAAATCGGTTTTACCTGCAAGGAGCGAAACAGTAGCAGTTCTACCCAACTTGTGGACAGTCAAGCGGATGGAGAGCATCACAACAGATAGTGAGATAATTGCTCCTATCAGCAGACTCCATATACTGACGTGGAGTTCCATAAACGGGGTCCCGATAGCAGGGAGCCACCACGTTTGCAACCCATATATCATCAATTGCGCATACCCGATCGCGAGCAGACAACCGCACAGACTCCCCATACTGGAGATGGTGACACCTTCATAAAGGAATCGGCGACGGATTTTAGTGAGCGGATAGCCAATCGCTTGTAATATACCGATCTCACGCGATCTTTGCTCTACACCGATACGGAAAAGCATCCCCACCAACAGGGCGACAGCAATTATGATAAAGGCACTCAGACTGCTAAAGAGCATCCCGAAATCTGTTGCACCGGTGGAGGCTTGGAGCCCATCAGATTGAGGAGCCATGAATCGGAATCCAATCTGTTCGGGTTGAATCTTTCTGAGGAATTCGGTTTCAAACAGCGTCCGTGTTGCTTGAAGATCTGCGTTTGGCGCGACACCCAACCGAATCGCAGTGAGGTCACCGAACCGGTTTTTCCACAGTTGCTTACCCGTTTCGAGTGAAATGAACGCTTTCGGTGTTGCGCCGTATTCATCCCAATACGCTTCGTCTTTACTGCGAATAAGTGAGTAATCAATCGGAAATGGGGATTCCCACTCAGACATATCAGCGGTATCGTGGATTCCCGGAAAAGTAGGGATGAGGTCTCTATCGGCGGTGATACCTTCAATCGGTAAAATCCCTTTCAGACGGAACAGCGCGGTTTCCGTGATGTATTCTTCTCCAGCACCAACGCGATAGTATGTGACGCTGATCTCCTCCCCGACTTCTACGTCAAGCTCAGTCGCCGTCCATGTATTGAGGATAATTTCAGGATTCTCTAATTTCCCTTGCGGAGAAACAACAACATCTGAAGTTTGAGAGTCTTCTGTGCTCAAGTCACCCTCCATTCCCGCTACGATTTTCGATTCCACTGTAACAGCGTGTTTGTTAAGAAGGTCAGAAAACTCGCCCTTATCGGTAGAGAGTGCGACGATTGTCGAATATGGAACGGTTCTGCCATTAGCGGTAATCGTATTCGCGAGATAGGTGAGCGTCGGAAGCGTTGGGATTCCATTTTCAGCCGCGATTGTTAGCGCGAGATCAGAAAAGATCGGTTTAAGGAGATACTGCTGACTTTGGAGATCAAAGTGAGCATCGTGCCCTCGAATCTCCAAGTCGAGGGCATCCATACCTAATGTGAGATCATCAGACGAAATTGGAACTGTTTCCGCCGTAAATAGGGCGTTTACTCTATCCCCTTGTCCGAGCACGCTTTGTAAAACTGGAAGTGCGATGAAAGCGTTCAACGGAAGACTTTGATGGGCGCGAAGACTAAATCTTCCAGCACTCTCTGTTGGCACAATCTCACTGATAACCAAACGTAGGCTTTGGATAGCCTCGGATGCATCGCGTTCGCCGAGAAGGAATTCTGGGTGGATGTCAGCGGATTGCGGAACATTCACGAGAAGTGTGTCGCCGACTTCGGCGTTCAATTCGTTCTGTAGTGCCTCGTTGATGATAATGGCATTGAAGGTTTGTCCATCTGTTTTTTTCAAGCTTGGCGCGGCATCTTCTTTCCAAAATGCGAAGAAACGCTCTTGGACACCGAGGATGTTCACTCTTGATGCTCGCGTCTGCGTTTGCGGTGCAACGATTGTTCCATTCAGTAAGATTGTTGAAACTGTGTTCTGTCGATCCAGAACGTCTGGGGGAAAAAAGCGGTCAGCAAGGAGGGCATGTTGGATTGTGCCGAGTCGTTCCTTTGTTATGCTCCGCAGGCTTCCTCGCACAGAATCTCCGACAATCAATGCCCCGGCGAGCACACCCGTCGCCACAGCCGTACAAAGCGCGACGATGAGATGTATCTGCCAAAAATATTTGAAGGAACCCCAAGAAAATTTGCGCATAGCCTGTTTAATAGTTTTAACCATCAACTCGTGCCTTTGAAAGATGTAGAAGACGAGTTGATGGTTAAAGTTATCGGATAACCGATACCTCTCTTATGGTGTTTCGAGTGTTAGGTATCCCCGTTGAGGGTGAAAGTGCCATCTGAAAGCTGCAGGTGTTGCTGAAAACGAGAAACGAGTGCAAGGTTGTGTGTGACGACAATGAGCATACTCTGTTCCACGCGGTGCAACTCAAAGAGCAAATTAGCGATAGTTTCGGAAGTAGCAGTATCCAAATTTCCGGTCGGTTCATCGCAGAGAAGAATACTGGGTTGATTGATAAGGGCACGAGCGATCGCAACGCGTTGTCGTTCACCCCCCGAAAGCTCAGCGGGTCGATGCCATGCCCGATGCGCGAGACCAACTCGTTCGAGGAGTTCATGTGCCCGTTGGGTCGCGTCAGTTTTTTCCTCGGAAACGAGTGTCGGGATGAGTACGTTTTCAAGGACGGAATATTGTGGCAGCAGATGATGATCTTGAAATACGAACCCGATGACAGTGTTTCGATATCGCGCCAGTTCAGGTTCAGAGAGCGTAAATGGGTCGGTGTTGTTAATCTCAACCTGTCCACCGGAAGGCTTTTCTAACGTGCCGATGATGTGTAAAAGCGTGCTTTTGCCAGAACCCGATGGACCCGTAATAGCAACAGACGCTCTATTCGTGAAACTAAACGAAATATCCCGTAGGACTTTGACTGCACCAAAATCTTTAGATACATTGGATACCTTCAGCATTTTTTTATTGATGACTCCTCGGTTGTGCCCCATAAAACAGCGGAGTTACACCCCTCGGCAACGGTGAGTATTTCCGATTTTACAAAAAGCGCGTAGCCCGATACGAAGTGGAGGGGTATTTGCGAATCAACGCTGGATTTAGTCTGGAGATAGACTCAATCCGTTCCTTGTATTACATTTGCGCGTGTTGCCTCGCAGTGAGAGTCAACGGGGTGTTTCTTCAGATTTAAGAAACGCTCTTGATGGTTCAGACACACGTTGTTTTTCCGCAAGGAATAATTAAAAAATTTGATCCGCAATGAAATCTGGGATAGGAATCGCGCGTAGTTTCTCATCGGGGTTCGTTACACAACAAACTGTCGTGATCTGTCCGTGCGCGATGTCTTTTCCTTCATGTGTAAAGTGGAATTGGTAGGTGAGGGATTTCGTTCCCTTTTTGATTACTTGCAGGCGAATATCCACTTCATCCTCAAACCGGAGTGGGCTCAAGTATTCACACGAAGCCGCGAGTCGGGGCCATCCGATCTTATCTCCGTTCCACTCGGTAGCAACACTTGTCCCTAAACTCCGGAGGAATTCGTGTTCCGCCGTCTCCATAAAGACAAAAAATCGTGTAAAATGGACGATACCCGCCATATCGGTATCAGCAAACTCAATTTTGCGTTTGGTTCTGTATTCAGTGTGCATGTTGGGAATATATGGCTCTTGACAGTCGGTGGAATGGTGGTCGGTCATTGGGTTTTAGTTAAGAAGTTCTCGTTTAACCAAGCACTCCTGTAACCGACCACCGATAACCACTCAGTTACATTTTTGGATAATCCGGTACATCCTCGTACCGACTCCACGTCTCAGCGTAAATACGCCAGTGTCCATCGGTCGGATCTACCATGAGATTAAGTTTTTTGGTGCCGTAATCGGAGTAAGCAGGTCGACTCCCACTCGCTGGGGTCCCAGTGAATTTTTGTAGAAACTGGACA includes:
- a CDS encoding CoA transferase — its product is MAGPLDGMKVLDLTRVLAGPYATMLLGDLGAEVIKIEQPGTGDESRNFGPFKNGFSLYFMSVNRGKQSVTLNLKTERGQAIFKQLLKQTDILVENFRPGTMQKLGLDYDTLKVEHPSLIYAACSGFGQTGPYAQQGAYDMIIQGMGGIISITGEPDGPPVRVGTSISDITAALFTSIGVLSALHHRNRTGSGQFVDVAMLDSLVAVLENAVVRYFATGEAPKPLGARHPAITPFEAFASADGHVIIALGNDTLWAKFCDHVNRRELISDERFRTNADRTENHDALFPILSEIMSQRKTDDWIDTLGAIGVPCGPINAMDKVVSHPQVQAREMITRIAHDITGEVAVPGVPIKLSETPGSVDAPAPSLGEHTTEILTDLLKMHPEEVEQLRQDGVI
- a CDS encoding phosphoribosylaminoimidazolesuccinocarboxamide synthase — translated: MSQNVITSTDLTNYTPLHRGKVRDLYDLGDELLIISTDRISAFDVVLPNGIPDKGKVLTGLSKFWFKYTESVADNHLISTEVEAYPDALQPDAELLKGRSMLVHKADRVDVECVVRGYLAGSGWSSYQKTGEICGQKLPDGLQESDRLPELLFTPTTKAEQGEHDEPISIEEMRNEVGSELTDQLIEISFALFRAASEHAENAGIILCDTKFEFGQRDGKLIVIDEVFTPDSSRFWPADLYEPGKPQQSFDKQFVRDYLSEIGWNKQPPAPELPETVISKTSEKYREAYRLIVGAEL
- a CDS encoding tetratricopeptide repeat protein, whose product is MHSIQVKTTVHFIYTALLTICFLMLSGCSSDPDPNTSTALNHMELGWRSYESGNYAQALLSFERAINFDENLADAHNGVGWSHLSLSLNPPLAQEAFQNAVQLDPSNADAWVGLANLLFLRHKDTSDFRSAIRAIDNALQGDVQYLFRHDYRSNAELYVLKAACYYYLGEDASATQEVDKALQIETTNRTAIVLRDLLKE
- a CDS encoding ABC transporter permease; this encodes MVKTIKQAMRKFSWGSFKYFWQIHLIVALCTAVATGVLAGALIVGDSVRGSLRSITKERLGTIQHALLADRFFPPDVLDRQNTVSTILLNGTIVAPQTQTRASRVNILGVQERFFAFWKEDAAPSLKKTDGQTFNAIIINEALQNELNAEVGDTLLVNVPQSADIHPEFLLGERDASEAIQSLRLVISEIVPTESAGRFSLRAHQSLPLNAFIALPVLQSVLGQGDRVNALFTAETVPISSDDLTLGMDALDLEIRGHDAHFDLQSQQYLLKPIFSDLALTIAAENGIPTLPTLTYLANTITANGRTVPYSTIVALSTDKGEFSDLLNKHAVTVESKIVAGMEGDLSTEDSQTSDVVVSPQGKLENPEIILNTWTATELDVEVGEEISVTYYRVGAGEEYITETALFRLKGILPIEGITADRDLIPTFPGIHDTADMSEWESPFPIDYSLIRSKDEAYWDEYGATPKAFISLETGKQLWKNRFGDLTAIRLGVAPNADLQATRTLFETEFLRKIQPEQIGFRFMAPQSDGLQASTGATDFGMLFSSLSAFIIIAVALLVGMLFRIGVEQRSREIGILQAIGYPLTKIRRRFLYEGVTISSMGSLCGCLLAIGYAQLMIYGLQTWWLPAIGTPFMELHVSIWSLLIGAIISLSVVMLSIRLTVHKLGRTATVSLLAGKTDFVDATATDKYRTKKMKFLRWLVAAIGVGIGIWVEQPVVSLLFVALLIIGIGAEVFDKWLKSQNVPKQLNRMRFAIRNAARQPGRSKTCVATISIACCIIVAVGANRHDAPPETEYAFVAESALPLHHNLNTPDGRFELGFSDKASELLSASEVIPFRVLPGEDVSCLNLYQPQKPQILGAPDAMLGKAPWVNLYLTPTESDKVPAIGDEKSLRWILHHNPDDDFIVQDEFGKPLRLELETVVNSLFQSQLIISESNFTKYFPSQSGYQFFLIKTPPDLREETAQILEKTLGDYGFDLVSASARLASYRAVENTYISTFQSLGGLGVLLGTFGLALVLFRNIIERRGELATLRAFGFGRRLLSRMLFLESSFLLVIGMFIGIVAGLASIFASQGHLPSFPWFSLTITLLFIFGFGIIANAIAVAVALRSPLLTTLKSDF
- a CDS encoding ABC transporter ATP-binding protein codes for the protein MLKVSNVSKDFGAVKVLRDISFSFTNRASVAITGPSGSGKSTLLHIIGTLEKPSGGQVEINNTDPFTLSEPELARYRNTVIGFVFQDHHLLPQYSVLENVLIPTLVSEEKTDATQRAHELLERVGLAHRAWHRPAELSGGERQRVAIARALINQPSILLCDEPTGNLDTATSETIANLLFELHRVEQSMLIVVTHNLALVSRFQQHLQLSDGTFTLNGDT
- a CDS encoding acyl-CoA thioesterase, giving the protein MHTEYRTKRKIEFADTDMAGIVHFTRFFVFMETAEHEFLRSLGTSVATEWNGDKIGWPRLAASCEYLSPLRFEDEVDIRLQVIKKGTKSLTYQFHFTHEGKDIAHGQITTVCCVTNPDEKLRAIPIPDFIADQIF